Proteins encoded by one window of Candidatus Zixiibacteriota bacterium:
- a CDS encoding (2Fe-2S)-binding protein has translation MATVTIQVNGRAVRAEKGEMLLAVLRREKIDIPATCNHEAVEAFGACRLCTVEITRDEWKGWKNYVTSCLYPVEAGLIVRTHSDTVIELRRTLLDLQLARHPRTPLIQQMAAEYGVLKTSYEEAPDGDDCILCALCTRVCDAMGFRAISTVGRGHGKRVAPPLDQPPPDCVGCLACAQICPTGFITYKEFGAGREIWGKQFQMVTCTRCGAPTITREFADNLAARREIPREYFDVCDACHRAELAGTMGRIAQWNREEAAR, from the coding sequence ATGGCAACGGTTACGATACAAGTCAACGGACGGGCAGTGCGGGCGGAGAAGGGCGAGATGCTGCTGGCGGTGCTGCGCCGGGAGAAGATCGACATCCCGGCGACCTGCAACCACGAGGCGGTGGAGGCGTTCGGCGCCTGCCGGCTCTGCACCGTGGAGATCACCAGGGACGAGTGGAAGGGCTGGAAGAACTACGTGACCTCCTGCCTCTATCCGGTCGAGGCCGGGCTGATCGTGCGCACCCACTCCGACACGGTGATCGAACTGCGCCGGACGCTGCTCGATCTCCAGCTCGCGCGGCACCCCCGCACGCCGCTCATCCAGCAGATGGCGGCCGAGTACGGGGTTCTGAAGACGAGCTACGAGGAGGCGCCGGACGGGGACGACTGCATTTTGTGCGCGCTGTGCACGCGGGTGTGCGACGCGATGGGTTTCCGGGCCATATCGACGGTGGGGCGCGGGCACGGCAAGCGCGTGGCGCCGCCGCTTGACCAGCCGCCGCCGGATTGCGTCGGCTGCCTGGCCTGCGCCCAGATCTGCCCGACCGGGTTTATCACGTACAAGGAATTCGGCGCCGGGCGGGAAATCTGGGGCAAGCAGTTCCAGATGGTCACGTGCACGCGCTGCGGCGCGCCGACCATCACCCGCGAATTCGCCGACAACCTCGCCGCGCGGCGGGAGATCCCCCGGGAGTACTTCGACGTGTGCGACGCCTGCCACCGCGCGGAGCTGGCCGGCACCATGGGGCGGATCGCCCAGTGGAACCGGGAGGAGGCGGCGCGATGA
- a CDS encoding 4Fe-4S dicluster domain-containing protein, which translates to MNSRLVVRPNLCIGCRTCELACSFTHSADGKPGRSRIFMLDGGHEKLWVTVTCLQCDDPACVKSCLVGALRRNEQTGAIELNQETCVKCMACVAACPFGCAILDHTHDRVVKCDLCGGDPACARFCPTKALDYRPIAQAAKKAG; encoded by the coding sequence ATGAATTCCCGGTTGGTGGTGCGGCCGAATCTCTGCATCGGCTGCCGAACCTGCGAGCTGGCCTGCTCGTTCACCCATTCGGCGGACGGCAAGCCGGGGCGGTCGCGGATATTCATGCTCGACGGCGGGCACGAGAAGCTCTGGGTGACGGTCACGTGCCTCCAGTGCGACGACCCCGCGTGCGTCAAGTCCTGCCTCGTGGGCGCGCTCCGGCGCAACGAACAGACCGGGGCGATCGAGCTGAATCAGGAGACGTGCGTCAAGTGCATGGCCTGCGTGGCGGCCTGCCCGTTCGGGTGCGCGATCCTCGATCACACCCACGACCGGGTGGTCAAGTGCGACCTGTGCGGCGGGGACCCGGCCTGCGCCCGGTTCTGCCCGACCAAAGCGCTGGATTACCGGCCGATCGCGCAAGCCGCCAAAAAAGCCGGCTGA
- a CDS encoding STAS domain-containing protein: MKMTDREQDGVVVLEPKGKIMGGPDASLLHDKLHDIIERGRRQVVIDLGKVDWMNSTGLGILISSYTTLRNHQGELKLANVTDKIQSLLTITKLVTVFDAYDSVDDAVRSFR; the protein is encoded by the coding sequence ATGAAGATGACCGACCGGGAGCAGGATGGCGTGGTCGTGCTGGAGCCAAAGGGCAAAATCATGGGCGGGCCCGATGCCAGCCTGCTGCACGACAAACTGCACGACATCATCGAACGGGGAAGACGACAGGTCGTCATCGACCTGGGCAAAGTGGACTGGATGAATTCGACGGGGTTGGGGATCCTGATATCCAGCTACACGACCCTGCGCAATCACCAGGGGGAACTGAAACTGGCCAATGTGACGGACAAGATACAGTCGCTCCTCACCATCACGAAACTGGTGACGGTGTTTGATGCGTACGACTCGGTCGACGACGCGGTGCGGTCGTTCCGATAG
- a CDS encoding ATP-binding protein — protein MKRPVIKGNTIVVPSSHDYLPTVDEFVEGILRGWGTDESVIADIAISVSELVNNAIVHGGRVNPEQQISIEVTRSDSAAQIRVSDQGQGFDPDQVSDPLAEENLLKEVGRGIFIVRSLMDSVDIDVSAGGTSVTITKTIR, from the coding sequence ATGAAACGACCCGTCATCAAGGGAAACACCATCGTCGTCCCCTCCAGCCACGACTACCTGCCGACTGTCGACGAGTTCGTGGAGGGAATCCTGCGCGGCTGGGGAACGGACGAATCGGTGATCGCCGATATCGCCATCTCGGTCTCGGAGCTGGTCAACAACGCCATTGTGCACGGGGGCCGCGTCAACCCCGAGCAGCAGATCTCGATCGAGGTGACGCGGTCCGACAGCGCGGCGCAGATACGGGTGTCGGACCAGGGGCAGGGGTTTGACCCCGACCAGGTCAGCGATCCCCTGGCGGAGGAAAACCTCCTCAAAGAGGTCGGGCGGGGTATTTTCATCGTCCGGTCGCTGATGGATAGCGTGGATATCGACGTGAGCGCGGGCGGCACGTCGGTGACAATCACCAAGACGATCAGGTGA
- a CDS encoding SpoIIE family protein phosphatase, which produces MNFELVQIVLFLLTGGFLVFLAVTIVRDNFANRLNRVTATMLFFAGLGPLFLALGAIVRLSPDTALGFEESTLYHLQHLWEFFFPLLLLFAWIFPEDRLREFKHNRLRYLIFAPPALHLALVLLYNQFTGVLRFLQIEPGDSGFVSIILNPLAKVLSFLLLSINTIRAYDQQIFGALNALYVVVAVYFLESGRRMVTNPRLLTQTRVLFRGMRIGLAPYVIAFAGGLLLPRLFSDDVQAVLVVAGALVGAVFLAYATIRFQFLDVQLRFRQSFVYTITSGLLVGLYILLVVESRSFFTPLFGAQAQVVSYAFIIVILLLFQPINNAIDNLIRTLFIRTRTDHRNIIERFSRQVISLFDPVKLRGIIEDTLKTALLVERVYFVLFDDEVGEYALTRSQDQPRRIVLSRDDLLLRGINLLDSPAFLQTLGDYLVNSPLAELLTERQVKLVLPMKDAKHMLGFLALTDKVAGYRYSSEDLNLLGVLSNQMVTALTNARLYVDSLERLRLEEEVSLARQIQLDLLPAAPPKLELCEIAVHSTPSRTVGGDFYDFIPIDDARIGMVIADASGKGMPAALMIAQIQAIIRSEVNNGNPIGAIMTHLNDQVVAATSSEKYVTLFYGELNRRTGRLEYCNAGHNYPVLVRSDGAVELLVQGGPIIGAFPEMRYESADVQFRPGDVLFLFTDGLSEAMDGDGREYGEERVRRFVREHRHREAGEILEAILEDVRAFDATFPPRDDTTIITMKSNHLRAAEASRESHGQEVS; this is translated from the coding sequence ATGAACTTCGAGTTGGTACAGATAGTCCTGTTCTTGCTGACGGGGGGCTTTCTCGTCTTCCTGGCGGTGACCATCGTCCGGGACAACTTCGCCAATCGGCTCAACCGGGTCACGGCCACGATGCTGTTTTTCGCCGGCCTGGGGCCGCTCTTTTTAGCCCTCGGCGCGATCGTGCGGCTTTCCCCCGACACCGCCCTGGGCTTCGAGGAATCGACCCTCTACCACCTCCAGCACCTCTGGGAGTTCTTCTTCCCCCTGCTTTTGCTCTTCGCCTGGATTTTCCCGGAGGACCGTCTGCGGGAGTTCAAGCACAACCGTCTGCGGTACCTGATTTTCGCTCCGCCGGCGCTCCATCTCGCGCTCGTTTTGCTGTACAACCAGTTCACGGGGGTCCTGCGTTTCCTCCAGATCGAGCCAGGGGATTCGGGGTTTGTGAGCATCATCCTCAATCCGCTGGCCAAAGTGCTGTCTTTCTTGCTCCTTTCGATCAACACGATCCGCGCCTATGACCAGCAGATCTTCGGGGCGCTCAACGCCCTCTACGTCGTGGTGGCCGTCTACTTCCTGGAATCGGGCCGCCGGATGGTCACCAATCCCCGTCTGCTGACGCAGACGCGGGTGTTGTTCCGCGGGATGCGGATCGGCCTCGCGCCGTACGTGATTGCCTTTGCGGGCGGCCTGCTTTTGCCCCGCTTGTTTTCGGATGATGTCCAGGCGGTGCTGGTGGTCGCGGGGGCGCTGGTGGGCGCGGTCTTTTTGGCCTACGCCACCATCCGCTTCCAGTTCCTCGATGTGCAGTTGCGGTTCCGCCAGTCGTTCGTGTACACGATCACCTCCGGCCTGCTCGTCGGGCTGTACATTCTGCTGGTGGTGGAGTCGCGCTCGTTCTTCACGCCGCTGTTCGGCGCCCAGGCGCAGGTGGTGAGCTACGCCTTCATCATCGTCATCCTGCTGCTGTTCCAGCCGATCAACAACGCGATCGACAACCTCATCCGCACGCTCTTCATCCGCACGCGCACCGATCACCGGAACATCATCGAGCGCTTCTCGCGCCAAGTGATTTCGCTGTTCGACCCGGTCAAGCTCCGGGGGATCATTGAGGACACGCTCAAGACGGCGCTCCTGGTCGAGCGCGTCTACTTCGTGCTGTTCGACGATGAGGTCGGGGAGTACGCGCTGACCCGAAGCCAGGACCAGCCGCGGAGGATCGTGCTCAGCCGCGACGACCTTCTCCTGCGCGGGATCAACCTCCTGGACTCCCCCGCCTTTCTCCAGACGCTCGGCGACTACCTGGTGAACTCGCCGCTGGCTGAACTCCTGACCGAGCGGCAGGTGAAGCTCGTCCTGCCGATGAAGGACGCCAAGCACATGCTCGGGTTCCTGGCCCTGACCGACAAGGTCGCCGGGTACCGGTACTCCTCCGAGGACCTGAACCTGCTGGGGGTGTTGTCGAACCAGATGGTCACGGCGCTGACCAACGCCCGGCTCTATGTCGATTCGCTCGAGCGGCTTCGCCTGGAGGAGGAAGTGAGCCTGGCGCGGCAGATCCAGCTCGACCTGCTGCCCGCGGCGCCCCCCAAGCTCGAGCTGTGCGAGATCGCCGTCCATTCGACGCCCTCGCGGACGGTCGGGGGCGACTTCTACGACTTCATCCCCATTGACGACGCGCGGATAGGGATGGTGATCGCCGACGCTTCGGGCAAGGGGATGCCGGCGGCGCTGATGATCGCGCAGATCCAGGCGATCATTCGCAGCGAGGTCAACAACGGCAACCCGATCGGGGCTATCATGACGCACCTGAACGACCAGGTGGTGGCCGCCACCTCCTCGGAGAAATACGTGACGCTCTTCTACGGCGAGCTGAACCGGCGGACGGGGCGGCTCGAGTACTGCAACGCCGGCCACAACTACCCGGTGCTGGTGCGGAGCGACGGCGCGGTCGAACTGCTCGTCCAGGGAGGCCCGATCATCGGCGCTTTCCCCGAGATGCGGTACGAATCGGCCGACGTGCAGTTCCGTCCCGGCGACGTCCTCTTCCTGTTCACCGACGGGCTGTCGGAGGCGATGGACGGCGACGGCCGGGAGTACGGCGAGGAGCGCGTACGGCGCTTTGTCCGCGAACACCGCCACCGGGAGGCGGGTGAAATCCTCGAGGCCATCCTCGAGGACGTGCGGGCTTTCGACGCGACCTTCCCGCCGCGCGACGACACCACGATCATCACGATGAAATCGAATCACCTCCGGGCGGCCGAAGCCTCCAGGGAATCGCATGGACAAGAAGTATCATGA
- a CDS encoding NUDIX hydrolase encodes MDKKYHDFDDARLRDLKARHCGYRFCPRCARPLAAATIDGVSRLACPDSACGFVFYQNPIPAAGGIVVEDDRVLLVRRAHPPMVDWWCFPAGFMEWGEHPAQTAVREVAEETGLIVRLTGFFEVYSGTDDPRVNAVLLLYLAERIGGALRPADDAAEARFFSFDDLPDRIAFESHRQALADYDRRVRRR; translated from the coding sequence ATGGACAAGAAGTATCATGACTTCGACGACGCGCGGCTGAGGGATCTCAAGGCCCGCCACTGCGGGTACCGGTTCTGCCCGCGCTGCGCCCGCCCCCTGGCGGCGGCCACGATCGACGGCGTCAGCCGCCTGGCCTGCCCCGACTCTGCGTGCGGATTCGTGTTCTACCAGAATCCCATCCCGGCTGCCGGGGGCATCGTCGTCGAGGACGACCGCGTGCTCCTGGTCCGGCGGGCGCATCCGCCCATGGTGGACTGGTGGTGCTTCCCCGCCGGGTTCATGGAATGGGGCGAACATCCCGCCCAGACCGCCGTCCGGGAAGTGGCCGAAGAGACGGGACTGATCGTCCGCCTCACCGGCTTTTTCGAGGTCTACTCGGGGACCGACGACCCGCGGGTGAACGCCGTGCTCCTGCTCTACCTGGCCGAGCGGATCGGCGGCGCGCTGCGTCCGGCGGACGACGCCGCGGAGGCGCGCTTCTTTTCGTTCGACGATCTCCCGGACCGGATAGCGTTCGAATCCCACCGGCAGGCTCTGGCCGACTACGACCGCCGTGTGCGCAGGAGGTGA
- a CDS encoding HAMP domain-containing protein, which yields MHSAFGSRLFRLFLLFALVPAVVLVTVGYYLAVEPGLERGPADDAVVARLHEQYGALLDSTITAILGQPNAREILESQGFFMLFAGGKVQSVWTRREVVHEVAAPVARAVASGRDHGTAPVGERLYRYASIRRGDTLLVGGLAHSPEFAALLESYRGVRADESAAPGLHTRYAVFLALLFGLVAAATVGLAYVFSSRLARHLARPVAELDRAARQIAAGQFGITVAEQGVGEIRALIGQFNAMSQQLASATARLVQAERVAAWQHVARRFAHELINPLQPITVSVYQIRKALSGTPSFELVQRPLDAVAEELQHLTVLADRFSRLAKLPAPRLETVDLRAHLTSVADLYRGKLAGFAFTLELPEEPVAAAIDPTYFREAIHNLLQNAIEATPPGGRISLRLEAGPDGAVIAVEDAGRGMSAEVAREARLPYFTTRPHGTGLGLAIVEKTVSEHGGRLEVRSVENRGTTVTIVLPHAGEPHDA from the coding sequence GTGCATTCGGCTTTCGGCTCACGCCTGTTTCGCCTCTTTCTGCTGTTCGCGCTGGTCCCCGCGGTTGTGCTCGTCACGGTCGGCTACTACCTGGCGGTCGAGCCGGGCCTGGAGCGCGGGCCGGCCGACGATGCCGTCGTCGCGCGCCTCCACGAGCAGTACGGGGCCCTCCTGGACAGCACGATTACGGCGATTCTCGGGCAACCCAACGCCCGGGAGATTCTCGAATCCCAGGGCTTTTTCATGCTCTTTGCGGGCGGCAAGGTGCAGTCGGTGTGGACGCGGCGAGAGGTCGTGCACGAGGTGGCCGCCCCGGTGGCCAGGGCGGTGGCGAGCGGACGCGACCACGGGACGGCGCCGGTCGGGGAGCGGTTGTACCGGTACGCCTCAATTCGTCGGGGCGACACGCTGCTCGTCGGCGGGCTCGCCCATTCTCCGGAGTTCGCGGCCCTGCTGGAGAGTTACCGCGGGGTGCGGGCGGACGAGTCGGCGGCGCCCGGCCTGCACACGCGTTACGCGGTGTTTCTCGCGCTGCTGTTCGGTCTGGTCGCCGCCGCGACCGTGGGGCTCGCCTACGTCTTTTCCTCGCGCCTGGCGCGCCATCTCGCCCGGCCGGTGGCGGAACTCGACCGGGCGGCCCGGCAGATCGCCGCGGGGCAGTTCGGCATCACGGTGGCCGAGCAGGGTGTCGGCGAGATCCGCGCCCTGATCGGCCAGTTCAACGCGATGTCGCAGCAATTGGCCTCCGCCACGGCCCGGCTCGTTCAGGCCGAGCGGGTGGCCGCCTGGCAGCATGTCGCGCGGCGCTTCGCCCACGAACTGATAAACCCGCTCCAGCCGATCACGGTCTCCGTCTACCAGATCCGCAAAGCGCTCAGCGGCACGCCCTCGTTCGAACTGGTGCAGCGACCGCTGGACGCGGTGGCCGAGGAGTTGCAGCACCTGACCGTACTGGCCGACCGCTTCTCGCGACTGGCCAAGCTCCCGGCCCCCAGGCTGGAGACCGTCGATCTGAGGGCGCACCTGACGTCGGTCGCCGACCTCTACCGCGGGAAGCTGGCCGGGTTCGCGTTCACGCTGGAGCTTCCGGAGGAGCCGGTCGCGGCGGCGATCGACCCGACCTATTTCCGCGAGGCTATCCACAATCTGCTCCAGAATGCGATCGAGGCCACGCCGCCGGGCGGGCGGATCAGTCTGCGCCTGGAGGCGGGGCCCGATGGCGCGGTTATCGCGGTCGAGGACGCCGGTCGGGGGATGTCAGCGGAGGTGGCGCGTGAGGCGCGGCTGCCCTATTTCACCACGCGCCCGCACGGCACCGGGCTGGGACTGGCGATCGTGGAGAAGACGGTGAGCGAACACGGCGGGCGGCTCGAGGTCCGGTCGGTCGAGAACCGGGGCACGACCGTCACGATCGTACTGCCGCACGCCGGGGAGCCGCATGATGCGTGA
- a CDS encoding sigma-54-dependent Fis family transcriptional regulator: MRERILVVDDEPHITAAFASLLQGEGYRADTASSAEEAQRRVDSARYDLVLLDLNLPGRSGVEWLADLNRLGRRLPALVISGQSDIATALEAVRLGALDYLEKPVAPEKLLTAVRAALLLSAADRQRALMIDELDRQSPIIGESAAIRKVLRTIDQAAATDVTVLFTGENGTGKELAATRLYLASPRRDKPFIKVNCPGIPPTLFESELFGHARGAFTGAVRDFPGKFALADGGTIFLDEIGDLPLECQAKLLRVLESGEVERLGAEERRTVDVRVAGATNRDLPALVADGKFRADLYYRVSVFVIPLPPLRERREDIPLLAGEFLRTLDPSGQTRLSPESAALLATLDYPGNVRQLRNLIERLTIVCAGRRVEPADIAELSPLTGLPGSASVSLAERVAAYERELIRQALREAGGNIAAAARELKVDRANLSRRIKDLGLK, encoded by the coding sequence ATGCGTGAGCGCATCCTCGTGGTCGATGATGAGCCGCACATCACGGCCGCTTTTGCCTCGCTGCTGCAGGGCGAGGGGTACCGGGCCGACACCGCGTCCTCGGCTGAAGAGGCGCAGCGGCGGGTGGACAGCGCCCGCTACGACCTCGTACTGCTTGACCTCAACCTGCCCGGCCGTTCGGGCGTCGAGTGGTTGGCCGATCTCAACCGGCTCGGGCGGCGGCTGCCGGCGCTCGTGATTTCAGGTCAGTCGGACATCGCGACGGCGCTGGAGGCGGTGCGGCTTGGGGCGCTCGACTACCTGGAGAAACCGGTCGCCCCGGAGAAGCTGCTCACGGCGGTGCGGGCCGCCCTGCTGCTGTCCGCGGCCGACCGGCAGCGGGCGCTCATGATAGACGAGCTGGACCGGCAATCGCCGATCATCGGCGAGTCGGCGGCGATTCGGAAAGTGCTGCGGACGATCGACCAGGCGGCGGCGACCGACGTGACCGTCCTCTTCACCGGCGAGAACGGCACGGGCAAGGAGCTCGCGGCCACCCGCCTCTACCTCGCGTCGCCCCGCCGCGACAAACCGTTCATCAAGGTAAACTGCCCGGGCATTCCGCCGACGCTCTTTGAGTCGGAGCTGTTCGGGCATGCGCGGGGTGCGTTCACGGGAGCGGTGAGGGATTTCCCCGGCAAGTTCGCGTTGGCCGACGGGGGAACGATCTTCCTGGATGAAATAGGCGACCTCCCGCTGGAGTGCCAGGCCAAGCTCCTCCGCGTGCTCGAGAGCGGCGAGGTGGAACGGCTCGGTGCCGAGGAGCGGCGCACGGTCGACGTGCGCGTGGCCGGCGCGACCAACCGGGACCTCCCCGCCCTGGTGGCCGACGGGAAATTCCGGGCCGACCTTTACTACCGCGTCTCGGTCTTCGTCATCCCGCTCCCGCCGCTGCGGGAGCGGCGCGAGGATATCCCGCTGCTCGCCGGAGAGTTTCTGCGCACCCTCGATCCGTCGGGACAGACCCGCCTGTCCCCCGAGAGCGCGGCGCTGTTGGCCACGCTCGATTACCCGGGCAACGTGCGGCAACTGCGGAATCTGATCGAGCGGCTCACGATCGTGTGCGCCGGGCGCCGGGTGGAACCGGCCGACATTGCCGAGCTGTCGCCGCTGACCGGCCTGCCGGGAAGCGCGTCCGTGTCGCTGGCTGAGCGGGTGGCGGCCTACGAGCGGGAACTCATTCGGCAGGCCCTGCGGGAGGCGGGCGGGAACATCGCCGCGGCGGCGCGGGAGCTGAAGGTCGACCGGGCCAACCTGTCTCGCCGTATCAAGGATCTCGGGTTGAAGTGA
- a CDS encoding BamA/TamA family outer membrane protein translates to MQKFVLFGTITGAAAACALWAPPATAQPGPEPSYTTYQRATAPEPLFRVAFTLDEISVAAAADSLPAEASVPRAAVRVYPDSVILIDRVAWFDRAGLHLRDRLCPYDAIAETRIIDSPTRVTIDFLTVTGDAERLGRLRRGNLMTFSEPITVGNQQFVRGLVLSITGDIEVLGEVNKDVISLFGDVYVGPGATARGDIAGISGAITVADKGSVYGELYSGGEYFERRRPRFYREENFDFLGAFVYNRVDGATPYLGLKFHDTDSLLPSAWFRAGYALESERWRTELGIEQPLWRRVPLAAGAAYYRRLASEDDRLLGDEENTAFALLATEDYRDYWEAEGATAWLSVKPAPQWRFETRYRYEETTWRRSYRHLWSLFGGSKLFRENFSQVSEAERLAGAALIDTTALGCLAFVLDWDTHNREEPFAFSGWHATAELEWSDRDFSSDFDYRRYTLTLRRYQKVHSHGMLLLRAMHGNSDGFLPMHKRFYLGGLGTLHGYDFKEYAGTRFWMGNAEYRFEFPRSDIGASVFWDIGQIADGTKLDSAVDIKQSIGAALTVGADFRVSLARRLDRSFDNDPVVNVRLDFVF, encoded by the coding sequence ATGCAGAAATTCGTGCTCTTCGGGACAATCACCGGCGCCGCAGCCGCGTGCGCCCTGTGGGCGCCGCCGGCCACAGCCCAACCCGGGCCGGAACCGTCGTACACCACCTACCAGCGCGCGACTGCTCCGGAGCCGCTTTTCCGCGTCGCTTTCACGCTGGATGAAATCTCGGTGGCGGCGGCGGCCGACAGCCTGCCGGCCGAGGCATCGGTCCCCCGGGCGGCCGTGCGCGTCTATCCCGACTCGGTCATTCTCATTGACCGAGTGGCGTGGTTTGACCGGGCCGGTCTGCACCTCCGCGATCGCCTCTGCCCGTACGACGCCATTGCGGAAACGCGGATCATCGACAGTCCAACGCGGGTGACGATCGATTTTCTCACGGTCACCGGCGATGCGGAGCGTCTCGGGCGGCTGCGCCGCGGGAACCTCATGACGTTCAGCGAGCCGATCACGGTCGGCAACCAGCAGTTTGTCCGGGGGCTCGTGCTGTCGATCACGGGGGACATCGAGGTTCTCGGCGAGGTGAACAAGGATGTGATCTCGCTGTTCGGCGACGTGTACGTCGGTCCGGGGGCCACGGCCCGCGGCGATATCGCCGGCATCAGCGGCGCGATCACGGTGGCCGACAAGGGATCGGTCTACGGGGAGCTTTACTCGGGGGGCGAGTATTTCGAACGCCGGCGCCCCCGCTTCTACCGGGAGGAGAATTTCGACTTTCTCGGCGCCTTCGTGTACAACCGGGTCGACGGCGCCACGCCGTATCTCGGTCTGAAGTTTCACGACACCGACTCGCTGCTGCCCTCGGCCTGGTTCCGGGCGGGGTATGCGTTGGAGTCCGAACGCTGGCGCACCGAACTCGGCATCGAGCAGCCCCTCTGGCGCAGGGTGCCGCTCGCGGCGGGCGCGGCCTACTATCGCCGCCTCGCCTCCGAGGATGACCGGCTGCTCGGGGACGAGGAGAATACCGCGTTCGCGCTGTTGGCAACGGAGGATTACAGGGACTACTGGGAAGCCGAGGGGGCCACGGCGTGGCTTTCGGTCAAGCCGGCGCCGCAGTGGCGGTTCGAGACGCGCTACCGCTACGAGGAGACAACCTGGCGGCGCTCCTACCGCCACCTCTGGTCGCTCTTCGGCGGCAGCAAGCTGTTCCGCGAGAATTTCAGCCAGGTGTCCGAGGCCGAGCGTCTCGCCGGCGCGGCCCTCATCGACACGACCGCGCTCGGCTGCCTGGCGTTCGTGCTCGACTGGGACACGCACAACCGGGAAGAGCCGTTCGCTTTCTCGGGCTGGCATGCCACGGCCGAACTGGAATGGTCGGACCGCGATTTCAGTTCCGATTTCGACTACCGCCGGTACACGCTCACGCTCCGCCGCTACCAGAAAGTGCACAGCCACGGGATGTTGCTGCTGCGGGCTATGCACGGCAATTCCGACGGTTTCCTGCCGATGCACAAACGGTTCTATCTCGGCGGGCTCGGAACGCTCCACGGCTATGACTTCAAGGAGTACGCCGGGACGCGATTCTGGATGGGGAACGCGGAGTACCGTTTCGAATTCCCCCGCTCCGATATCGGCGCGTCGGTGTTCTGGGACATCGGCCAGATCGCCGACGGGACGAAGCTCGATTCAGCGGTCGACATCAAGCAGTCAATCGGGGCGGCTCTCACCGTGGGGGCCGATTTCCGGGTCAGCCTGGCGCGGCGGCTCGACCGCAGCTTCGACAACGACCCGGTAGTGAACGTGCGGCTGGACTTTGTATTTTAG
- a CDS encoding DUF4390 domain-containing protein, translating into MRFFRPQARRRSPAALLALILAAAAPARGADPPGGVEYDIVRADDSLAVWLNLTPFFGHPEYRSLQDGIDYACEIAIELQRPRKLFGAVPVTKNSCTIRLSYRLLTEAFRVQTSGPGQSAKERLLLSREEAEGFLADSVVVRVAALAGLPADRDYRITLDISRIALTGINLAVDDDTGSVSPVKTLFREFLRLTNYGREEWSTTSRSFSLSEVLPRR; encoded by the coding sequence ATGCGGTTTTTCCGGCCACAGGCACGGAGGCGGTCGCCGGCGGCCCTCCTGGCGCTGATCCTGGCGGCCGCCGCCCCGGCCCGCGGGGCCGATCCCCCCGGCGGCGTCGAGTACGACATCGTCCGCGCCGATGACTCGCTCGCTGTCTGGCTGAATCTGACTCCCTTCTTCGGCCACCCCGAATACCGGTCGCTGCAGGATGGCATCGACTACGCCTGCGAGATTGCGATCGAACTCCAACGGCCCCGCAAACTCTTCGGGGCCGTCCCGGTGACTAAGAACTCCTGCACGATCCGGCTCTCCTACCGGCTCCTGACAGAAGCTTTCAGGGTGCAGACCTCCGGGCCCGGCCAGTCGGCGAAGGAGCGGCTTTTGCTGTCGCGGGAGGAGGCGGAGGGCTTTCTGGCGGACTCGGTGGTGGTCAGGGTAGCGGCGCTGGCCGGGCTGCCCGCCGACCGAGATTATCGTATCACATTAGATATATCCCGTATTGCTTTGACCGGCATCAACTTGGCTGTCGATGACGACACCGGGAGCGTCTCGCCGGTGAAAACCCTGTTCCGCGAGTTCCTGAGGCTGACGAATTACGGCCGCGAGGAGTGGAGCACTACCTCGCGGTCCTTTTCGCTCAGCGAAGTCCTCCCGCGCCGCTGA